A genomic region of Streptosporangium lutulentum contains the following coding sequences:
- a CDS encoding enoyl-CoA hydratase/isomerase family protein, with protein sequence MGEFVRVETADGIATIRLDRPKMNALNRQVQLEIADCARQVDADPDVYAVVVYGGKVFAAGADIKEMADMSYADMVTHSGVLQDCFTAVAKIGKPVVAAVTGYALGGGCELALCADVRIAGESAKLGQPEILLGIIPGAGGTQRLPRLVGPAKAKDLIFTGRHVSADEALRIGLVDKVVPDDDVYAEAVAYAARFAGGPALALRAAKQAVDHGLEADLATGLEIERLQFSGLFATDDARIGMKAFAEKSKATFTGR encoded by the coding sequence ATGGGTGAGTTCGTGCGGGTGGAGACGGCTGACGGGATCGCGACGATCAGGCTCGATCGGCCGAAGATGAACGCGCTCAACCGGCAGGTCCAGCTGGAGATCGCCGACTGCGCGCGGCAGGTGGACGCCGACCCTGACGTGTACGCCGTGGTCGTCTACGGAGGGAAGGTCTTCGCGGCGGGTGCCGACATCAAGGAGATGGCCGACATGTCCTATGCCGACATGGTGACCCACTCGGGGGTGCTGCAAGACTGCTTCACCGCGGTCGCGAAGATCGGGAAGCCGGTCGTCGCGGCCGTGACCGGCTACGCCCTCGGCGGCGGCTGCGAGCTCGCCCTGTGCGCCGACGTCCGGATCGCCGGTGAGTCGGCGAAGCTCGGCCAGCCGGAGATCCTGCTGGGCATCATCCCCGGCGCGGGAGGCACCCAGAGGCTGCCCCGGCTGGTCGGTCCCGCGAAGGCCAAGGACCTCATCTTCACCGGCCGTCACGTGTCCGCCGACGAGGCGCTGCGGATCGGCCTGGTGGACAAGGTCGTCCCCGACGACGACGTCTACGCCGAGGCCGTCGCCTACGCCGCCCGGTTCGCCGGTGGCCCCGCCCTGGCCCTGCGCGCCGCGAAGCAGGCCGTCGACCACGGACTCGAAGCCGATCTCGCCACCGGCCTTGAGATCGAGCGCCTGCAGTTCTCGGGCCTTTTCGCCACCGACGACGCCAGGATCGGAATGAAGGCGTTCGCGGAGAAGTCCAAGGCCACGTTCACCGGCCGCTGA
- a CDS encoding glycosyltransferase family 4 protein: protein MASPDVHRWAEGMRIVMVAPPWYDVPPQGYGGIEAMVAELIAGLARRGHDVTLIGAGASGTPARFLPTYAQAPSERIGESMPEVLHAAKAYNMILKLDADIIHDHSLAGPLTAPGQIAPTVVTCHGEVDGELGQYYRVLNETVSLVGISEAQRRIAPDLSWEGVVYNAVDVSSFPFRGHKEDWVLWLGRFNEDKGAHLAIDAARAAGRRILLAGKLTEPVEHEYFERCVRPRLGPDAEYVGQADAARKRELLATARCLLFPILWEEPFGMVMIEAMACGTPVVALGRGSVPEVVVDGITGFIRNDPSELPEAIHAVGALDPRHSRAHVARCFDVEVMARGYEAIYRKVIAGLATRPGRGEEIGDLTLPVN, encoded by the coding sequence ATGGCTTCTCCAGATGTTCACCGATGGGCCGAGGGGATGCGCATCGTGATGGTCGCACCGCCCTGGTACGACGTGCCTCCCCAGGGGTACGGGGGCATCGAGGCGATGGTGGCCGAGCTGATCGCCGGGCTGGCCCGGCGCGGGCACGACGTCACCCTGATCGGGGCGGGCGCGTCCGGCACCCCCGCGCGTTTCCTGCCCACCTACGCACAGGCGCCCTCGGAGCGGATCGGGGAGTCGATGCCCGAGGTCCTGCACGCGGCCAAGGCGTACAACATGATCCTGAAGCTCGACGCCGACATCATCCACGACCATTCGCTGGCCGGGCCGCTGACCGCCCCCGGGCAGATCGCGCCGACCGTGGTCACCTGTCACGGAGAGGTGGACGGCGAGCTCGGCCAGTACTACCGGGTGCTCAACGAGACCGTGTCACTCGTCGGCATCTCCGAGGCCCAGCGGCGGATCGCCCCCGACCTGAGCTGGGAGGGGGTGGTCTACAACGCCGTCGACGTCTCCTCCTTTCCCTTCAGGGGGCACAAGGAGGACTGGGTCCTGTGGCTCGGCAGGTTCAACGAGGACAAGGGCGCGCACCTGGCCATCGACGCCGCCCGAGCCGCCGGACGGCGAATCCTGCTCGCGGGCAAGCTCACCGAGCCGGTGGAGCACGAGTACTTCGAACGGTGCGTCAGACCCCGGCTCGGTCCCGACGCCGAGTACGTCGGCCAGGCCGACGCCGCCCGCAAGCGCGAACTGCTGGCCACGGCCCGCTGCCTGCTCTTCCCTATCCTGTGGGAGGAGCCGTTCGGCATGGTCATGATCGAGGCCATGGCCTGCGGAACCCCCGTGGTCGCCCTCGGCAGGGGGTCCGTGCCCGAGGTGGTCGTGGACGGGATCACCGGGTTCATCCGGAACGATCCGTCGGAGCTCCCCGAGGCCATCCACGCGGTCGGCGCGCTCGATCCCCGGCACAGCCGGGCCCATGTCGCGCGCTGCTTCGACGTCGAGGTGATGGCCCGCGGATACGAGGCGATCTACCGCAAGGTGATCGCAGGTCTGGCCACGCGCCCCGGGAGGGGCGAGGAAATCGGGGATCTGACGCTGCCCGTCAACTAG
- a CDS encoding M55 family metallopeptidase — protein MYVSVDMEGVTGLTDPEEMHAGGRGYERGCELMTADANAVVQGAFEAGAHAVRVNDAHGSTKNLRIDLLDERATLIRGPGKPLRMGQGLDASYRAACFAGYHARAGVQHGVLNHTWMGKEIQNLYLNGEVCGETRLVASFAGSLGVPVALVTGDEAVCEEARELLGDVETVAVKDGVDRFSAELLPPAVAQARIREAAARALGRVADFRPCVPEPPYTIGVEWNSTAIAAGCAIIPGVTSAGPRHTEFTTDDFSQIMALLGLFAMIGGQVACGSGVYG, from the coding sequence GTGTACGTCTCGGTGGATATGGAAGGCGTCACCGGGCTGACCGACCCGGAGGAGATGCACGCCGGGGGCCGGGGGTACGAGCGCGGCTGCGAGCTGATGACCGCCGACGCCAACGCGGTCGTCCAGGGCGCCTTCGAGGCCGGAGCCCATGCCGTGCGCGTCAACGACGCCCACGGTTCGACCAAGAACCTCAGGATCGACCTGCTCGACGAGCGGGCGACCCTGATCAGGGGGCCGGGCAAGCCGCTGCGCATGGGCCAGGGACTCGACGCGAGCTACCGGGCGGCCTGTTTCGCCGGGTACCACGCGCGGGCCGGGGTCCAGCACGGAGTCCTGAACCACACCTGGATGGGCAAGGAGATCCAGAATCTCTACCTCAACGGCGAGGTCTGCGGCGAGACCCGCCTGGTCGCGTCGTTCGCCGGGTCGCTCGGCGTGCCGGTGGCCCTGGTGACCGGGGACGAGGCGGTCTGCGAGGAGGCCCGCGAGCTGCTCGGCGACGTCGAGACCGTCGCGGTCAAGGACGGGGTCGACAGGTTCTCCGCCGAGCTCCTCCCGCCCGCCGTCGCCCAGGCCCGCATCCGCGAGGCCGCCGCCCGCGCGCTCGGCCGGGTGGCCGACTTCCGCCCCTGCGTGCCGGAGCCCCCGTACACCATCGGCGTCGAATGGAACTCCACCGCCATCGCCGCCGGTTGCGCGATCATCCCCGGTGTGACGTCCGCCGGCCCCCGCCACACCGAGTTCACCACCGACGACTTCTCCCAGATCATGGCGCTGCTGGGCCTCTTCGCCATGATCGGTGGCCAGGTCGCCTGCGGCAGCGGCGTGTACGGCTGA
- a CDS encoding N-acetylmuramoyl-L-alanine amidase codes for MRRSISLRSAVAAIVAVGGLALIQPASAGTLTGPLTGAPVAGSAGSQARTAPGDRQAAFAEAAEAYDVPEDILLGVSYLQSRWDANAGLPSTSGGFGPMHLTDVAALPRTPQHHTGPDEDPRGDDARAARHPVETAAPAKIPASLRTLERAAELTGESRERLREDDAANIRGGAALLADYQRQLGAPLGGDPAAWYGAVARYSGASDESAAKAFADEVYATIRSGADRVTGDGHHVRLRAVPDLRPLERWLHRLGLRKAGGNGVECPPTISCEWIPAPYAEFGAGDYGNHDLSDRPSNQKIDYIVIHDTETLYEPTLRLVQDPTYVSWHYTLRSQDGHIAQHVKTKDVAWHAGNWYVNSKSIGLEHEGFLAQGGAWYTEAMYRTSAKLVRYLAQRHRVPLDRAHILGHDNVPGTLPSTVSGMHEDPGPFWDWAHYFELLGKPLRSTGGQKSGSVMILPDYDTHRPYYYGCDSANPSAACPPHGSSSVWLRTEPREDAPLVKDIGKHPTGESLYSVYDHSARAATGQRYAVADRRGDWTAIWYLGQKAWFHNPADHPTAVPSPGLVVTPRPGLTSVPVYGRAYPEPEAYPADVPVQAITPLQYTFSAGERYTLGQAAESEYYRAVTFDTSQHRMVRGKLRYYQIQFGHRVMFVKADDVKVSLS; via the coding sequence ATGCGACGATCGATCTCGCTCCGCTCGGCGGTCGCGGCCATCGTGGCCGTCGGCGGCCTCGCCCTGATACAACCCGCCTCCGCCGGCACCTTGACCGGCCCCCTGACCGGCGCCCCCGTGGCCGGCTCCGCCGGCTCCCAGGCCCGGACCGCGCCCGGCGACCGGCAGGCGGCCTTCGCCGAGGCGGCCGAGGCCTACGACGTGCCCGAGGACATCCTGCTCGGCGTCTCCTACCTGCAGTCGCGCTGGGACGCCAACGCCGGCCTGCCCAGCACCTCCGGGGGCTTCGGCCCGATGCACCTGACCGACGTCGCCGCCCTGCCGCGTACCCCTCAGCACCACACCGGCCCCGACGAGGATCCCCGCGGCGACGACGCGCGGGCGGCCAGACATCCCGTGGAGACGGCCGCCCCCGCGAAGATCCCCGCCTCTCTGCGCACGCTGGAGCGCGCGGCGGAGCTGACCGGCGAGAGCAGGGAGAGGCTGCGCGAGGACGACGCGGCCAACATCCGCGGGGGCGCCGCCCTGCTGGCCGACTACCAGAGGCAGCTGGGCGCCCCGCTCGGCGGCGACCCCGCCGCCTGGTACGGAGCCGTGGCGCGATACTCCGGAGCGTCCGACGAGAGCGCGGCCAAGGCGTTCGCGGACGAGGTCTACGCCACGATCCGCTCCGGCGCCGACAGGGTCACCGGCGACGGCCACCACGTGCGGCTGCGGGCCGTACCGGACCTGCGCCCGCTGGAGAGGTGGCTGCACCGGCTGGGCCTCCGGAAGGCCGGAGGAAACGGCGTCGAGTGCCCGCCCACGATCTCCTGCGAGTGGATTCCCGCCCCCTACGCGGAGTTCGGCGCCGGCGACTACGGCAACCACGACCTGTCCGACCGGCCGTCGAACCAGAAGATCGACTACATCGTCATCCACGACACGGAGACGCTGTACGAACCCACGCTCAGGCTGGTGCAGGACCCCACCTACGTGAGCTGGCACTACACGCTGCGCTCCCAGGACGGGCACATCGCCCAGCACGTGAAGACCAAGGACGTCGCCTGGCACGCCGGCAACTGGTACGTCAACTCCAAGTCCATCGGCCTGGAGCACGAGGGCTTCCTCGCCCAGGGCGGCGCCTGGTACACCGAGGCGATGTACCGCACCTCGGCCAAGCTGGTGCGCTACCTGGCCCAGCGCCACCGCGTCCCGCTGGACCGCGCGCACATCCTCGGCCACGACAACGTGCCGGGCACCCTGCCGAGCACCGTCTCCGGCATGCACGAGGACCCAGGCCCCTTCTGGGACTGGGCCCACTACTTCGAACTGCTCGGCAAGCCGCTGCGCTCCACGGGCGGCCAGAAGTCGGGATCGGTGATGATCCTGCCGGATTACGACACCCACCGGCCCTACTACTACGGCTGCGACAGCGCCAACCCGTCGGCCGCCTGCCCGCCGCACGGCTCCTCCTCGGTATGGCTGCGCACCGAGCCGCGCGAGGACGCCCCGCTGGTCAAGGACATCGGCAAGCACCCGACCGGCGAATCGCTCTACAGCGTCTACGATCACAGCGCCCGCGCCGCCACCGGCCAGCGATACGCGGTGGCCGACCGGCGGGGAGACTGGACGGCGATCTGGTATCTCGGCCAGAAGGCCTGGTTCCACAACCCCGCCGACCACCCCACGGCGGTCCCCTCTCCCGGCCTGGTGGTGACGCCCCGGCCGGGACTCACGAGCGTCCCGGTGTACGGCAGGGCGTATCCGGAGCCCGAGGCCTACCCGGCGGACGTGCCGGTGCAGGCGATCACCCCGCTGCAGTACACGTTCTCGGCGGGCGAGCGCTACACCCTCGGGCAGGCCGCCGAGAGCGAGTACTACCGGGCGGTGACCTTCGACACCTCACAGCATCGGATGGTCCGGGGCAAGCTGCGGTACTACCAGATCCAGTTCGGCCACCGGGTGATGTTCGTCAAGGCCGACGACGTGAAGGTGTCGCTCTCCTGA
- a CDS encoding DUF6395 domain-containing protein, producing the protein MTRERVRDFMEGEVGFMSEDEARRVETWGMS; encoded by the coding sequence ATGACGCGTGAGCGGGTCCGCGACTTCATGGAGGGCGAGGTCGGGTTCATGAGCGAGGATGAGGCACGTCGCGTCGAGACCTGGGGGATGTCGTGA
- the glgP gene encoding alpha-glucan family phosphorylase has product MRAIRRFTVRTVLPPELAPLSELVLNLRWSWHPETLDLFAEVDPAVWERVGQDPVALLGAVEAGRLRELAADRRFLRRLADAADDLREYMTAPRWYQTISDAPKGIAYFSPEYGIASALPQYSGGLGILAGDHLKAASDLGVPILAVGLLYRHGYFTQSLSPEGWQLEHYPSLDPGGLPLTLLKGEDGEPVRVTISLPEQRALHAQVWVAQVGRVPLLLLDSDVSENDVAARDVTDRLYGGGTDHRLMQELLLGVGGVRAIRAYCEASGHAAPEVFHTNEGHAGFLGLERIRELTEARLSFDEALEAVRAGTVFTTHTPVPAGIDRFPAEMIGRQFGGDNAWPTVPVDRILALGAEDEPGKFNMAAMGMRLAQRVNGVSELHGAVSREMFQGLWPGFDLDEIPIGSITNGVHAPTWVGREIMELAGRELPTLVERAQGWESVNKISDADVWSIRGRLRKRLVEAARLRLRQSWINRGASPAELGWIDDALDPDVLTIGFARRVPSYKRLTLMLAHPDRLRSLLLDPDRPIQIVIAGKAHPADEGGKKLIQQIVKFADAEDVRHRVIFLPDYDMALGQLLVQGCDVWLNNPLRPLEACGTSGMKAALNGGLNLSIRDGWWDEWYDGTNGWSIPTADGVTDPDRRDELEATALYDLIEHEVADRFYDRTDGLPRRWLEMVRHTLTTLGPKVLAGRMLRDYVVDLYAPAARSARVLSGDAYEQAKGFAAWKLRVGRAWPGVRVEHVEASGLGDTPELGASLELKAIIALGELEPGDVRVQAAYGRVGLHDDLVTPTYSDLAVEADSDDGRAVFSGAVPLDRTGSFGYTVRVVPNHPLVASPSELGLIAVPEEPAGMTNGTLR; this is encoded by the coding sequence GTGAGAGCAATCCGTAGGTTCACCGTTCGTACCGTCCTGCCTCCTGAGTTGGCCCCCCTCAGTGAGCTTGTGCTTAATCTGCGCTGGTCGTGGCATCCCGAGACATTGGATCTGTTCGCCGAGGTGGACCCGGCCGTCTGGGAGAGGGTAGGCCAGGATCCGGTCGCCCTGCTCGGCGCCGTGGAGGCCGGTCGCCTGCGCGAGCTGGCCGCCGATCGCCGTTTCCTCAGACGGCTCGCCGACGCAGCCGACGATCTCCGTGAATACATGACCGCGCCCAGGTGGTACCAGACCATCTCGGACGCGCCCAAAGGCATCGCCTACTTCTCGCCCGAGTACGGCATCGCCTCCGCCCTCCCACAGTATTCGGGCGGCCTGGGCATCCTCGCCGGCGACCACCTCAAGGCGGCCAGCGACCTCGGCGTGCCGATCCTGGCGGTCGGCCTGCTGTACCGGCACGGTTACTTCACCCAGTCTCTCTCGCCCGAGGGCTGGCAGCTGGAGCACTATCCCTCGCTCGACCCCGGTGGCCTGCCGCTGACCCTCCTGAAGGGCGAGGACGGCGAGCCGGTGCGGGTCACGATCAGTCTGCCCGAGCAGCGCGCGCTGCACGCCCAGGTCTGGGTGGCCCAGGTCGGCCGGGTCCCGCTGCTGCTGCTCGACTCCGACGTGTCCGAGAACGACGTCGCGGCCCGCGACGTCACCGACCGTCTGTACGGCGGCGGCACCGATCACCGCCTGATGCAGGAACTGCTGCTCGGCGTCGGAGGCGTCCGCGCCATCCGGGCCTACTGCGAGGCCAGCGGGCACGCGGCCCCCGAGGTGTTCCACACCAACGAGGGGCACGCGGGTTTCCTCGGCCTGGAGCGCATCCGTGAGCTCACCGAGGCCCGGCTCTCCTTCGACGAGGCCCTGGAGGCGGTCCGCGCCGGGACCGTCTTCACCACCCACACCCCCGTCCCCGCCGGAATCGACCGCTTCCCCGCCGAGATGATCGGCCGTCAGTTCGGCGGCGACAACGCGTGGCCCACGGTCCCCGTGGACCGCATCCTGGCGCTCGGCGCCGAGGACGAGCCGGGCAAGTTCAACATGGCCGCGATGGGCATGCGGCTGGCCCAGCGGGTCAACGGGGTCTCCGAGCTGCACGGCGCGGTGAGCCGGGAGATGTTCCAGGGCCTGTGGCCGGGATTCGACCTCGACGAGATCCCGATCGGATCCATCACCAACGGCGTGCACGCGCCCACCTGGGTCGGCCGCGAGATCATGGAGCTGGCGGGAAGAGAGCTGCCCACGCTGGTCGAGCGGGCCCAGGGCTGGGAGAGCGTCAACAAGATCTCCGACGCCGATGTCTGGAGCATCCGCGGACGGCTGCGCAAGAGGCTGGTCGAGGCGGCCCGCCTGCGGCTCCGCCAGTCGTGGATCAACAGGGGGGCCTCGCCCGCCGAACTCGGCTGGATCGACGACGCGCTCGACCCCGACGTGCTGACCATCGGATTCGCCCGCCGGGTGCCCTCCTACAAGAGGCTCACCCTGATGCTGGCCCACCCCGACAGGCTCCGCTCGCTGCTGCTCGACCCCGACAGGCCGATCCAGATCGTGATCGCGGGCAAGGCCCACCCCGCCGACGAGGGCGGCAAGAAGCTCATCCAGCAGATCGTGAAGTTCGCCGACGCCGAGGACGTACGGCACCGCGTCATCTTCCTGCCCGACTACGACATGGCCCTCGGCCAGCTGCTCGTCCAGGGCTGCGACGTGTGGTTGAACAACCCCCTCCGCCCCCTGGAGGCGTGCGGCACGTCCGGCATGAAGGCCGCGCTCAACGGCGGGCTCAACCTGTCGATCCGCGACGGCTGGTGGGACGAGTGGTACGACGGCACCAACGGCTGGTCCATTCCCACCGCCGACGGCGTCACCGACCCCGACCGCCGCGACGAGCTGGAGGCCACCGCCCTCTACGACCTGATCGAGCACGAGGTGGCGGACCGGTTCTACGACCGCACCGACGGCCTGCCCAGGCGCTGGCTGGAGATGGTCCGGCACACCCTGACCACGCTCGGCCCCAAGGTGCTCGCCGGGCGGATGCTCCGCGACTACGTGGTCGACCTCTACGCTCCGGCCGCCAGGTCGGCGCGCGTCCTGTCGGGCGACGCCTACGAGCAGGCCAAGGGCTTCGCCGCGTGGAAGCTCCGGGTCGGCCGGGCATGGCCCGGGGTCCGGGTCGAGCACGTGGAGGCCTCGGGCCTGGGAGACACCCCCGAGCTCGGGGCGTCCCTGGAGCTGAAGGCCATCATCGCCCTCGGCGAGCTGGAGCCCGGCGACGTCCGCGTCCAGGCCGCCTACGGCAGGGTCGGGCTCCACGACGACCTGGTCACCCCCACCTACTCCGATCTGGCCGTGGAGGCGGACAGCGACGACGGCAGGGCGGTCTTCAGCGGCGCCGTCCCCCTGGATCGCACCGGATCGTTCGGCTACACCGTCCGGGTCGTCCCCAACCATCCCCTGGTGGCCTCTCCCTCCGAGCTCGGCCTGATCGCGGTGCCGGAGGAGCCCGCGGGAATGACCAACGGCACCCTGCGCTGA
- a CDS encoding amylo-alpha-1,6-glucosidase, giving the protein MTAWTFEGQPDPLGDSTVTLVEGGSFCVCARNGDILQGGAQGVYYADTRLLSRWELRVDDCPVEALRVLTGEPYHATFLGRAGPRPGRADSTLLVIRELYVGGGLREDLVLRNLANEPAGCLVDMHVGSDVAGLFEVKTGRVRHVADVETTADRSGLLIVSATRRRGTRIVADPPPFAMPGKITFRVVVPARGEWTASLQVNPILEGEESPAWFSTHHPLEHAEPARRRADWERLSSTIATSNRAFSQLLHRSREDLGALRIFEPGMPDEPPTIAAGAPWFMTLFGRDSLLASWMALPLDQSLSVGTLRRLARLQGAVDSPLTEEEPGKILHELRFGPQCADSAYDGRAYYGSVDSTPLFVMLLGELRRWGVHEEVVEELMPYADAALGWIRRSADPFLTYRRKTDHGLVNQGWKDSFDAVNFADGTLARAPIALAEVQGYVYDAYIARAYIAHDAGDSALEEQWTAHATRIREEFNERFWLPDRGYYAIGLDNTGRPIDSLASNMGHCLWTGIVDEDKAVSVAECLLSPEMFTGYGVRTLASDMGAYNPMSYHNGSVWPHDNALIAAGLMRYGFAKEAQRIVYGLLDAAESFGWRLPELFCGFDRAEFAKPVPYPTSSSPQAWASASPIQLVRTLLRLEPCVPYGRVRLDPIGLESMRIAGLPLAGSRVTIDVGDEGVSVTGLPEGITLLKEPRSPTPLAPSQIR; this is encoded by the coding sequence TTGACTGCCTGGACATTCGAAGGCCAGCCCGATCCGCTGGGCGACAGTACGGTCACCCTCGTGGAGGGTGGGTCGTTCTGCGTGTGCGCGCGCAACGGCGACATCCTGCAGGGGGGCGCGCAGGGGGTCTACTACGCCGACACCCGGTTGCTGTCGCGCTGGGAGCTGCGGGTGGACGACTGCCCCGTCGAGGCGCTTCGCGTGCTCACGGGCGAGCCGTACCACGCGACGTTCCTCGGCAGGGCCGGTCCTCGCCCGGGACGGGCGGACAGCACCCTGCTCGTGATCAGGGAACTCTACGTCGGCGGAGGTCTTCGCGAGGACCTGGTCCTGCGCAACCTGGCCAACGAACCGGCCGGATGCCTGGTCGACATGCACGTCGGCTCCGACGTGGCCGGTCTGTTCGAGGTGAAGACGGGCCGGGTACGGCACGTGGCCGACGTGGAGACGACCGCCGACAGGTCGGGGCTGCTGATCGTCTCCGCCACCCGGCGCCGCGGGACCAGGATCGTGGCCGACCCCCCGCCGTTCGCCATGCCGGGCAAGATCACCTTCCGGGTCGTCGTCCCCGCGCGAGGGGAGTGGACCGCCAGCCTGCAGGTCAACCCCATCCTGGAAGGGGAGGAGTCACCCGCCTGGTTCTCCACCCACCACCCGCTCGAACACGCCGAGCCCGCCAGGCGCCGTGCCGACTGGGAGCGGCTCAGCTCGACCATCGCCACCTCCAACCGCGCCTTCTCCCAGCTCCTGCACCGGTCCAGGGAGGATCTCGGAGCGCTGCGGATATTCGAGCCCGGCATGCCCGACGAGCCGCCGACGATCGCCGCGGGCGCGCCGTGGTTCATGACCCTGTTCGGCCGCGACTCGCTGCTGGCCTCGTGGATGGCGCTGCCGCTGGACCAGTCGCTGTCGGTCGGCACCCTGCGCCGCCTGGCCCGGCTGCAGGGCGCCGTCGACTCCCCGCTGACCGAGGAGGAGCCGGGCAAGATCTTGCACGAGCTCCGTTTCGGGCCGCAGTGCGCCGACTCGGCGTACGACGGCCGCGCCTACTACGGCTCGGTGGACTCCACCCCGCTGTTCGTGATGCTCCTGGGCGAGCTGCGCCGGTGGGGCGTGCACGAGGAGGTGGTCGAGGAGCTCATGCCGTACGCCGACGCCGCCCTCGGCTGGATCCGCAGATCCGCCGACCCGTTCCTGACCTATCGCCGCAAGACCGACCACGGCCTGGTCAACCAGGGATGGAAGGACTCCTTCGACGCCGTCAACTTCGCCGACGGCACCCTCGCCCGCGCGCCCATCGCCCTGGCCGAGGTCCAGGGTTACGTCTACGACGCCTACATCGCCCGCGCCTACATCGCCCACGACGCCGGTGACAGCGCGCTGGAGGAGCAGTGGACCGCCCACGCGACGCGGATCCGGGAGGAGTTCAACGAGCGGTTCTGGCTGCCCGACCGGGGCTACTACGCCATCGGCCTCGACAACACCGGACGCCCCATCGACAGCCTCGCCTCCAACATGGGGCACTGCCTGTGGACCGGCATCGTGGACGAGGACAAGGCCGTCTCCGTCGCCGAGTGCCTGCTCTCACCGGAGATGTTCACCGGATACGGCGTGCGCACCCTCGCCTCCGACATGGGGGCCTACAACCCGATGAGCTACCACAACGGCTCGGTCTGGCCGCACGACAACGCCCTGATCGCCGCGGGCCTGATGCGGTACGGCTTCGCGAAGGAGGCGCAGCGGATCGTGTACGGCCTGCTGGACGCGGCCGAGTCCTTCGGCTGGCGGCTGCCGGAGCTGTTCTGCGGGTTCGACCGGGCCGAGTTCGCCAAGCCGGTGCCGTATCCCACCTCGTCCTCTCCGCAGGCCTGGGCCTCCGCGAGCCCCATCCAGCTGGTCCGGACCCTTCTCCGCCTTGAGCCGTGCGTTCCCTACGGCCGGGTGCGCCTCGATCCTATCGGGCTGGAGAGCATGCGCATCGCGGGACTCCCGCTCGCGGGCTCCCGGGTCACGATCGACGTGGGCGACGAAGGCGTCTCCGTCACCGGGCTGCCGGAAGGGATCACGCTGCTCAAGGAACCACGTAGTCCCACACCGCTCGCTCCGTCACAGATCCGATAA